Below is a window of Granulicella pectinivorans DNA.
CGCAACCGGTGCCGCAACCGGAACCATCACCATCACCTCGAACGCGTCCACCTCGCCGACCACCATCGCCCTCACCGGCACCGGCACGGACTTCACCCTCACCACCACCACCCAGACCCAGACCGTCACCAACGGCAACACCGCAACCGTCTCCCTCGCACTCACCTCGATCGGCGGCTACACCGGACAGGTCACCTTCGCCTGCACCGGCCTGCTCACCGGCGAGACCTGCACCACCACTCCCGTCACCCTCGCCGCCACCGGAACCACCACGGCGACCGTCACCATCTCCACCACCCGCCAGGTAACCCCGAACGCTAAGGCCACCGGCACAACCCGTGCGGCGAACCACACCGCCACCAGCAACGGAACCACGCGTCTGGCCGGCATCTCCTTCGCCGGTCTCACCCTCCTCGCACTGGCCGGCTCCATCAAGCGCAGGAGCCTCGGTCGCTACACCCGCCTGCTCTCCCTCTTCGCCCTCCTCGCCACCCTCGGTGCTCTCGCCGGGTGCAACGACGCAGGCGTCACCTTCAACCCCAGCGGAACCCCCTCCGGCACCGGGAACATCGGTATCGTAGCCACCTCCGCCGGCGTCTCCCACACCATCACCGTCCAGGTCGTAGTGCAGTAGGCGAATCACGCAGCAACGACGAAGGCCACCTCACACTGAGGTGGCCTTCGTCCTTCCCGGCCTCGGAGCGATCCCATGAACGCGAGAAACCAGCCAGTGTCCACACTTTCCAGACAAATGCCCACGTTTTACCGTTCCAAAAACTGCAGGTAAAACCTGAAGAAAACCAAAGAAACACCCATAAAACCCTGAAATCCACCACAAATCCCCACAAACCCCAAAGCGCTTTCCTTTCAAGCACTTAGAAGTGTGTCAAAACTGCAAATTGTGTGGTGAGATCGACACATTCACTCAAATTGGATCGACCACCCGTGCGTCGTCCACATGTCTTGGTAGAACCAATCGCTGAAAGCCGCGAGCCACAGAAGCCGCCTGGCTCCTGTTTCCTTTTCCCGCTTCTCCGCCTTTTCCCCACAATCTTTTTCCTATGTTAAGCGCACCCGCGCCCGCCAAAGCCCTATGGGGGGTATCGATTCAGCGTTGAAGGAGGATTTTTTGCAGATGGAGAAGAGTCTTTTGCACCGGGCGACCGACTGCGCCATCGCGCGAGTGCCTCAGGTTTAAGTGGAGAAGAGGTTTTGCACCGGGCGACCTACTGCGCCATTGCGCGGGTGCCTCAGGTTTCGATGGAGAGGAAATTTTGCACCGGGCGACCTACTGCGCCCATACTAGCCCGTTACCGTTGCTTCCTTCCGGACCTGGCGGGGTTGGCGGGATTACGTCGCGTAGGACCCGGCACAAGAGTCATAATAACACCGTAGGCCCCCATGCCCCAAGCACCCCAGAGCTTCTACGAAGCGCGCCTCCAAAACCTTCAGTCCGAACGCAAAACCACCCAGAGCCGATACAGCCTTCTGCTCCTCATCGTCATCGCCAGCGCCCTCACGACGATGGTGCTGGCCGTCGCCGCCTACCAGCACGCCACACCCCTGTGGACCCCGGGAGTCCCCATACTGGCCCTTGTAGCCCTTGCCCTGCCATTTCTCAGGGCAAAACGCACCCTCGACCGTCTCGAGCGCCTGACGTACCTCTACGAAGCCGGCATCGCCCGCCTCACGCATCAGCCGCCCGAACGCCCGCAGCACGGCGAAGCCTTCCGCGAACCCGACCACCTCTACGACCGAGACCTCAACATCCTCGGCCCCCACTCCCTCTTCGAACACCTCGCCACCACCCGCACCGGCCTTGGCCAGCGCGCCCTCGCCCACACCCTCCTGCACCCGCCGCCACCTGCCGAAACTGCGCGCCGCCAGTCGGTCATCGCCGAACTCACCCCGCTCACTGCGCTCCGCGAACAGATTGCTCTGCTCGGCCCCAGCGCCTACGCTCCCACCCATCACGACACCTTCGACCTCTGGCTCGACGAGCCGCCCGCGCACTTCCCCGGATTCCTCCGTCCCGTCCTCTACGCCATCAGCACGATAGCCGTCCTTCTGGTCGCAGCATGGTCCACCAACCGTCTCAGCGTCGACTCCCTGATCCCCAATCTCGCCGCCGTCTTCGGCCTGCAGGCCGCCATCGCGCTCATCTACCGCCCCAAAGCCCTGCCCATCCTCGAAGCCACCCAACCCCTCCCCGGACAGATCCAGATCCTCCGCGACGGCCTCAAGCTCATGCATCAGCCGCCACCCGCAGCCGACACTGCCCTCGCCCAGCTCCAGAAGCACCTCTTCCTCGTCGAGCAGCGCAAGACCGAGTGGTTCTACCTGCCCGCGTTAGCCTTCAATCTAGGAACCCACGCCGCGATCCGGATCAATCAATGGAAGCTCGAAAACGCCCCCGGCATGCGCCAGTGGATCGCCGCCTGGGCCGAGTTCGATGCCGTCAACGCCCTCGCCGCCTACGCCTTCGAGCACCCGGAAAACACCTGCGCCGAGCTTCTGCCCGATACCCATTCCCCCACGTTCGAAGCATCTTCCCTCACCCACCCCCTTCTTCCCAACGCCGTAGCGAACGACCTATCTCTAGCGAAAGAGAGCCTCTTCTACCTCATCAGCGGCTCGAACATGGCGGGCAAATCCACACTGCTCCGTTCCATCGGCCTCGCGGTCGTCCTCGCCCGCGCCGGAGCTCCCATCCCCGCCCGGGAATGCCGCCTCACGCCCCTCACCCTGGGTACCTCCCTCACCCCCACCGACTCCCTCGCCGAAGGCAAGTCCCGTTTCCTCGCCGAGATCCACCGCCTGCGCCAGATCCTCGCCGCCGCCCGCCAGTCCCCCACCCTCTTCCTCATCGACGAGCTCTTCTCAGGCACCAACTCCTCCGACCGCCTCACCGCCGCCGAAGGAGTCCTGCAGGCTCTCCTCGCCGCCGGAGCCATCGGAGCCCTCTCCACTCACGACCTGGCCTTGACCACCCTCGCCACCGCAGAAAACAAAGGCCGGAACGTCCACATGGCCAGCCCCGACCCCACCGACCCGCTGGCCTTCGACTACCTGCTCAAGCCCGGCATCAACACCACCACCAACGCCCTCGCCTTTCTCAAGCTCCTCAATCTGGATCGCCCATGAACCGGGTGCCCCACATCTCGATCATGAGATCTGGGTTTCCAGCGAATATCGGGGAATGCACGTTGCCCATCCAGCCCGCGTCTTCTACCTTGAGAGCATGTCCTGCAAAGCGATCGCCGCCCTCTTCCTGCTCGTCACCCTCCCCGCCGTCGCTCAGAAAAAGGATCCAGATGTCCATGTTGATGTGCGCCCCGACGTCAAAACCGGCATCGAGTCCACCACGCAGTACCCGACGATCCAGATGGCCATGGACCACGCCCCCGACGCCGGCACCGGACGCGTCTACGTCCACATCTACCCCGGCGTTTACCATGAGCGCGTCATCGTCACCCAGAACCGCCCCCGCATGACCTGGATCGGCATGGGGTCCACCCCATCCGACGTTGTCATCACCAACTCCCTCAACGCCAGGACCGCCGGCGGCACCTTCTTCACCGAGACCGTCGAGATCAACGGGCCGGAGTTCGAGGCCTCCAACCTCACCATCGAAAACACCGCCGGCAACACCGGACAGGCCGTAGCCGCCGCCGTCCGGTCCGACAAGGCCATCTTCAAGCACGTCCGCTTCCTCGGCCACCAGGACACCCTCTTCGCCGACTACGGCCGCCAGTACTACACCGCCTGCTACATCGCCGGCGGCGTCGACTTCATCTTCGGCAACGCTACGGCCGTCTTCGACCACTCTGAACTGCACGCCCTCGCCCCCGGCTTCCTGACCGCCCAGTCCCGCATCAAGCCCACCGAGACCACCGGATACGTCATCGCCAACTCCCGCGTCACCACCGATCTCGACCCCAACGCCGGATCCCCGCACAACACCTTCGGCCTCGGCCGCCCCTGGCGCCCCTACTCCCGCGTCGTCTTCCTGAACACCGAGCTACCCGCAGGCCTCGACCCCGCCGGCTGGAACAATTGGAGCAAAACCTCCAACGAATCTACCGCGTACTACGCCGAGTTCCATTCCACCGGACCTGGCGCAAACCCCTCCGCGCGCGTGCCGTGGTCCTACCAACTCACCGCCGCCGAAGCCCGCCCCTTCGCACCACTCAACTTCCTCCGCGGCCCCGACCACTGGAACCCAGAGCGCGAAGCCACAAATATTCCCTAACTGCTCAGGAACCGGTTGGGCCAAGATGGAGCTATATTTTTCAGTAAGTTATACGGGCTGGACACTCAGAAAATAAAACTTGAAACCTAATTGAACTTTCTTTCGTACAAAGGCTAAGCCCTATACAGCCTATTCCAGAGAAGAAGCTATGTTACTTTCGAATGTGTCCGGTTCGTCCGGTTACTCCAAACTCCCGCATGGAGCGCAGATGTCCGGTCAGGAACCAGGAAATGTCGTTTTCAGAGTTCAATTCAGCGACGCACACTCCGAGTCCCAGCTTATAGCCTACGATTTGACGAGTAAGGCCTGGTTTCAGAGTCCAACGCACCCCTGGCAGACCCATCGCACGATGCTTCTGCAATTCGGCGTCAGTGAGATGCATCTCGCTCTGGCCGACGAAGCCTTCGCTGGCGGAACTCGCGACGCGCAGTTCGCCGCCGTTCCCGTGCTGAAGAAGACGCTCGACGATGCAGGCTTCAAGCCCAAGATCTGGTAGCTTCGTGCCGCGCCTGCATACGTAAGCGCCCCCCCCCCCGGAACACCACATGAGCTGACTTCACTGCGTTCGAGAGTCTCTCCGACCAGCCCCCGCAGTTCTCGTGACCATCTTCGCATCGGTCTATATCGGCTTGTCTCTCTTACTCAAGCCTCCCTCTGCTTCCGGAGGGTGCGCATCGTTACGCGATCTGCATCATCGTCGCTGGCGCGATCGCACTGCGGTTCTATCCCGATAGCCTGGGCATTTCGAAGAAAAGCAATGAAGGAAAGTTGAATCGCGATCGTGCGTCGCGAAGTCAAAGATGAAACGGCGCTGTCAGGCCCGACAACCATCATGACAAAACGACTCGCACTGCCCGTTGCTATCCTCTCTCTGCTGCTCGGCACGTCCCTGACCACGGTCCACGCGCAGCAGTTCGCCTCTTCGTCGTCGCTCCCGGATGCACCGGACTTTACGGATGCACAGGCCAGCCAGGCCGGTTCGACCGACGGTCATCAGGACTTACAAACAAAGCGCATTCTCGGTATCATCCCCAACTTCCGCGCAGTCAGCACCAACGCGCATCCGCCCGCGCAGACCGTGAAGGAGAAGTTCGTCACGGCCTCTCAGGACAGCTTCGACTACTCGGCGATCGTCCTTCCCGCAGCCGTTGCCGCCTTCGATCTGGGGACGAACAATAC
It encodes the following:
- a CDS encoding MutS-related protein; this encodes MPQAPQSFYEARLQNLQSERKTTQSRYSLLLLIVIASALTTMVLAVAAYQHATPLWTPGVPILALVALALPFLRAKRTLDRLERLTYLYEAGIARLTHQPPERPQHGEAFREPDHLYDRDLNILGPHSLFEHLATTRTGLGQRALAHTLLHPPPPAETARRQSVIAELTPLTALREQIALLGPSAYAPTHHDTFDLWLDEPPAHFPGFLRPVLYAISTIAVLLVAAWSTNRLSVDSLIPNLAAVFGLQAAIALIYRPKALPILEATQPLPGQIQILRDGLKLMHQPPPAADTALAQLQKHLFLVEQRKTEWFYLPALAFNLGTHAAIRINQWKLENAPGMRQWIAAWAEFDAVNALAAYAFEHPENTCAELLPDTHSPTFEASSLTHPLLPNAVANDLSLAKESLFYLISGSNMAGKSTLLRSIGLAVVLARAGAPIPARECRLTPLTLGTSLTPTDSLAEGKSRFLAEIHRLRQILAAARQSPTLFLIDELFSGTNSSDRLTAAEGVLQALLAAGAIGALSTHDLALTTLATAENKGRNVHMASPDPTDPLAFDYLLKPGINTTTNALAFLKLLNLDRP
- a CDS encoding pectinesterase family protein, giving the protein MSCKAIAALFLLVTLPAVAQKKDPDVHVDVRPDVKTGIESTTQYPTIQMAMDHAPDAGTGRVYVHIYPGVYHERVIVTQNRPRMTWIGMGSTPSDVVITNSLNARTAGGTFFTETVEINGPEFEASNLTIENTAGNTGQAVAAAVRSDKAIFKHVRFLGHQDTLFADYGRQYYTACYIAGGVDFIFGNATAVFDHSELHALAPGFLTAQSRIKPTETTGYVIANSRVTTDLDPNAGSPHNTFGLGRPWRPYSRVVFLNTELPAGLDPAGWNNWSKTSNESTAYYAEFHSTGPGANPSARVPWSYQLTAAEARPFAPLNFLRGPDHWNPEREATNIP